The window GGCGTCCGGCTCGGTGATCCGGCTCCGGGCGCTGATGCCCTTGCTGGTGCCCTCCGCCAGGGGCTTGACGAAGAGCGGCAGGGGCAAGCTGACGGCGGCGAGGTCCTCGGGGCTGGCCGCGACCACGAACGCCGGGGTGGCCAGCCCCAGATCCCGCACCACCCGCTTGGTCATGGCCTTGTCCAGGGTCAGGGCCAGGACCAGGGGATCGGAGAAGGTGTAGGGGATGGCGTAGAGGTCAAGAAGGGCCGGCACCAGGGCCTCCCGGCCGGATCCCGCGAGGCCCTCGGCAAGGTTGAAGACCAGATCCCAGCGGTCGCCGGCGGCCAGCCGCGCCACCAGTTGGCGGCCGTGACCGATCCGGTCGGTGGCATGCCCCAGGCTCCGGAGGGCGGCCTCGATGGCGTCGATGGTGTCGGCCCGGTCGAGCTCCGCCGTCTCCTCCTCGCTGTAGCCCTCAGCCAGGTAGTCATCCCGCAGGTCGTAGGTCAGGCCCACCCTCATTGCACCACCCCGCTGGTGGTGAGAGCCGGCGCGCTGCCGCCGGCGTCCGGATAGCGGAAGACCCGACCCTCGTAGTTGCGGATGAGGAGATCCTGGCCCTCCCGGCCGATCACCGTCTCCGGCAGGAGCGGGATCTTGCCGCCCCCCCCCGGCGCATCGATGACATAGTGCGGCACGGCGTAGCCGCTGGTATGGCCCCGCAGGCCTTCGATGATGGCCAGGCCCCGGGCCACCGGCGTCCGGAAGTGGCCGGAGCCCAGGATGGGGTCGCACTGATAGAGATAGTAGGGCCGCACCCGCAGACGCAGCAGGCCCTGGAAGAGCCGGCGCATGACAGAAAGCTCGTCATTGATGCCGGCCAGGAGCACGGTCTGGCTGCCCAAAGGGATGCCGGCATCGGCCAGCCGGCCGCAGGCTGCCGCGGTTTCCGGGGTCAGCTCGTCGGGATGGGTGAAGTGGATGGAGATCCACAGCGGGTGATGGCGGCGCAGCAC is drawn from Thermodesulfobacteriota bacterium and contains these coding sequences:
- a CDS encoding D-alanine--D-alanine ligase codes for the protein MRVGLTYDLRDDYLAEGYSEEETAELDRADTIDAIEAALRSLGHATDRIGHGRQLVARLAAGDRWDLVFNLAEGLAGSGREALVPALLDLYAIPYTFSDPLVLALTLDKAMTKRVVRDLGLATPAFVVAASPEDLAAVSLPLPLFVKPLAEGTSKGISARSRITEPDALAQVGGELLARFRQPVLVETYLPGRELTVGILGTGAEARVAGVLEVELLPAAEPEVYTYANKERCEELVSYRLAADDLGQAAADLALAVWRGLGCRDAGRVDVRADAFGRPQFMEINPLAGLHPQHSDLPIMCTLAGVSYPELIAAIMTSAGRRLPEATPRVRP